The stretch of DNA CGCTACCGCCTAAGAAGCCGTAAATTTCAGCCTCTTTGACGCTCCAGCTCACATTATCGTGCATTATCTTATCGCCATAACACGTAGTTATGTTTTTTCCAACTATTATCTCGTTCATATCTTTAGCCACATAAAAATTATCGCGAAAAATGCATCAAGCGCAATGACCCAAAATATCGCATTTACAACACTAACTGTTGTCATTGCTCCAAGGCTTTGAGCGTTTTGACTAACGCCAAATCCCCTCATGCAGCCAATGATCGCTATTACCGCGCCAAAAAATGGAGCTTTTATCATACCAACAGCAAAATGCCTAAGCTCGACCATCTCGCGAAATCTATTTAGATAGTCGCTAAAGCTGATATCAAGTATCGTTTGACAAATGATCATCTGCCCCAAAATACTTATCGCATCAGCTATAAAGATAATGACAGGCACACAAAGCACCATGGCGATGATGCGTGGCAGCACCAAAAAGTTAAAGGGCTCAAAGCCCATCGTCTTCATCGCGTCTATCTCTTCAGTTAGCTTCATAGCGCCAATTTGTGCGGTAAAACTAGAGGCTGACCTGCCTGCCACAACGATAGCAGCGATGAGCGGAGCCACCTCTCTAAGCGTTAGCATGCCCATGATCTCTACTATAAATATACTTGCTCCAAAGCTTGCAAGCATCGCACTGCCAAGATATGCAAGCACGACACCTATCAAAAAAGCGGTGAGTGATACGATAAAAACAGCATTCACGCCACCATCTTTTATGTAGTTACTAAATTCTCTAAATCTAAGACTAGCTGGATTAAATAAAATTTTTACGCTTTTTATTAAAAATTCACCCAAAAACGAGCCAAACTCAAGCAAATTTACAAATCCCTCGCAAATTTTTTCACCGAGTCGTGAGAAGAAATTTAGACTATTGTGCGGCGGCATGTAGTTAAAATCGATCTTTTCATCATTTAAAAGATCGCCCATTGCCTTTATCTTTTCATCATTTGTAATGATCTCAAATTTCTTACCATTTAGCGCATTTCTTAAAAGTATCAAAACAGCGTAATCAATGCTTTTTAGCTCACTAAAGTCAAATTTAACATTGCCGCTAAGTTTTTGGATTTTTTTAAAAATGCTTTGTAAATTTTTTGCGTCTTTATAGCTAAACTCACCTATAAATTTTATAGTCTGAGCGCCATTTGCCACTACAAAAATGACATCATTTTTATTTTGCAAAAAGTTCCTTTGCCTTAAAATTTCTGGATTATATTATAAATTTTGTTAAAATAAAAAATCAAAAATTTTAAGGATTTAGATGAAATTTGAAGTTATAAAAAAAGATGGAAATGCAAGGCGTGGTATCCTAACAACTGCCCATAGCGTTATACAAACGCCAGTTTTCATGCCAGTTGGCACGGTTGGCGCGGTTAAAAGCTTAGACGCCTTTGATATGAGTGAAATTTTAGACGCAAAGATAATCTTAGCAAACACCTACCACATGTATCTGCGCCCCGGAAGCAAGGTCGTGCGCGAGTTTGGCGGACTTCATGGATTTTCTAAGTTTGAGCGCTCTTTTTTAACAGATAGCGGTGGATTTCAGGCATTCTCGCTTAGATCAAACACCAAAAACGACGATGGTGGGATAAAATTTAAAAGCCATATCGACGGCAGCACGCACTATTTTACGCCAAGATCCGTTCTTGATACGCAGTACGATCTAGGTAGCGACATTATGATGATACTTGATGATCTGGTCGCCTTGCCTGCTGAGCCAAAAAGAATCGATCTAAGCATAAAACGAACGATAAAATGGGCAAAAGAGGCGATTGATTATCACAAATTTATGCAAAGCAAGGGCGTTGGCTTGCAGCAAAATATCTTTGGCATCGTCCAAGGCGGCACCGACTATGAGGCACGTAAATTTTGCGCGCAGGCGCTAAACGAGATGCCATTTGACGGCCTTGCGATAGGTGGGCTAAGCGTTGGCGAGAGCAATGAGGCGATGTATGACACGGTTGAGGCAGTTATGCCATTTATGGATGAGCTTAGACCTCGCTATCTAATGGGCGTTGGCACACCAGAAGATCTTGTAGAAAACGTGGAGAGAGGCGTTGATATGTTTGACTGCGTCATGCCAACTAGAAACGCAAGAAACGGCACGCTATTTACTAGCTTTGGCAAGATAAATATAAAATCAGCCAAATTTATAAACGACCACGCGCCGATAGACCCAGCTTGCCAGTGCTACACCTGCAAGCGCTACTCCAGAGGCTATCTAAACCACCTTTTTAAGGCAAGAGAGCTCACGTTTTTTAGACTAGCAAGCCTTCACAACCTGCACTACTATCTAAATTTGATGAAAGAGATGAGAGAGGCGATAGAAAGAGACGAATTTGCCAAATTTAAGAAAAATTTTTATGCTAAAAGGGTAAAAAATGAGCTATAAAAGTTCAGTTTGTGGATATTTTTATGGCGATGAATACGACTATATTTTGCTTGTTTCTTTCACACAAAAGCAAAGCTATAAATTTTTATTTAAAAATGGCAAAATTTACAAAGAAGACTTTGATCACGAATGCGATAAAAACGAGTTTGAAGCGGCTCTTAAAAAACTATGTAATGAATATGCAAACAAAATTTTAGAACATCAAGAAGAACTAAACGAGTATGAAAAAATTTACGCTAGTCGAAAAAACTTTAATAAATTTATCAAAAGACACCACTTTTTAAAATATGAGATTAGAAAATTTCAAAATAAGATATCTCACTTTTATGAAACCCTTTCGATTTGTCAAAGCGAGCAACAAAATTTAAAAAAAGAGCTTAAAAATAGTACTCATGAGGCAAATGTTTTTAGAACAATGGCCAATGAATATGCCTGCAGAATCGATGATATTTATACATTTATACAAAGTATAAAAAACGACAAAATCAATCAAAATATTTACATTTTGACAATGATATCAGCTGTAATGCTGCCACTAAATCTGATAACTGGGTTTTTTGGTATGAATACACAAGGTTTGCCATTTAATGAAACTAAAAATGCCACTATGATAGTTGTATCAATAATGCTTGGAGTAATTCTTTGTTGTGTTGTTTTTTTATTTTGGTATACAAATAAGAAGAAGTAGAAAAACGAATATATCTGATATATAAGGTATTTGAAATTCTATATAGAAATTTTTCTACATATTTTAAATTTTTATAGCCTAGCGGTAAAAACAATAAAAATAATTAGATTTTTATTAATATTAAAACGATAAAAATATTTAATAAAAAATAGAAATTAGATTTAAAGAAAAATTGAAAAGTCCTGAATAGGCTTCAGGACAGATAGTAAGATTATTTTCTAAGTTCGCGGATTTTAGCAGCTTTACCACGAAGATCACGTAGATAGAATAATTTAGCTCTTCTAACACGACCTTTTCTAAGAACTTTTATTTCTTCGATTGAGTCACTAAAAATTGGGAAAATTCTCTCAACGCCAACACTATTAGCGCCAATTTTTCTAATGATAAATGTTTCGCCAGTACCGCTACCACGTCTAGCTATACAAATACCTTCAAAATTTTGAATTCTAGTTTTATCGCCTTCGTGAATACGAGTAGCAACACGCAACGTATCTCCTGCACGAAAGTCAGGAATATTTTTACTAGCAATTTGAGCATTTTCAAATGCTTCAATGTATTTATTTCTCATGTTTTTCCTTATTTATGTGGCTTAAGCTTTTGATATAAATCAGGGCGAAAGAACCTTGTTTTGCAGTGAGCCATCTTATTTTTTAAAGTGTGGATTTTAGCATGGTTACCCTTTAAAAACTCTGAAACCACAAAAATTGATCTAAAATTATCAGGCTTTGTAAAAGATGGGGCTTCAAGCAAATTATCCTCAAAACTCTCAACTTCAAGGCTCATATTGTTTCCTAAAACTCCAGGTATATTTCTTGATATTGCATCGCTCATACAAAGCGCAGGAAGCTCTCCACCAGTTAAAACAAAATCACCTATACAAAAAACTTCATCTGCCCAAAGCTCAACAACTCGTTCATCAAGGCCTTCATATCTACTGCAAACAAAACAAATGTGATCTTTTTTAGAAAGCCTCTTTGCATCATTTTGATTAAATTTTTTACCAGCTGGTGTCAAAAATATCACGTGAGTATTTTTATCTTTTTCTTTTAGAAATTTGATCGAATCATCCAAAGGCTGTGGAAACATCAAAAGCCCTGCTCCACCTCCGATCATATAATCATCAACTTTATTATGCTTATCTTTAGTAAAATTTCTTGGATTTATAAAATCAATTTCAATAAATTTATTACCAATTGCACGTTTTAAAATAGAATCACAAAAATAAGGTTTAACTAAATTTTCAAAAAGTGTAATAAACGTAAATGTCATGAATTTTCTAAAATGGCTCTAGCACCTTTTACCAAAATCTCTTCATTATCTAAATTTACACTTATGATAAAATGCTCTAAATATGGAATGTAAAAATTCTTCGGATTGCCGCTTATAATAAGCTTTTCATCTGTTTTTATATGTAAAAGTGAATTTGCAAAATTATCTTGAATATCTTCTACGATCCCCAAAAATTCGCCGTTTTCTACAACTTTTAAGCCAATAATATCAAACTGAAAAAATTCATTTTTTCTTAATTTGCAGTTTTTTCTAGTGAGCTCTTTTGTAGTATATATAGTTCTATTTACAAGTGTTTTAGCAAGGTCTAAGTCATCAAAATTTTCAAACAAAACCAGCTCTTTTTGTCTATCGTAGTCTTTTATGGTCAGCTGATCATTGTTTTTATCAAAAAAGGTTGCACCTTTTTTATACTGTTCTGGAAAGTCGCTCTTGTTGTGAAGTTTTAAATAACCCCTTAAACCAACACATCTTCCGATAGTAGCGACTTCAACAATATCACTATTCAATAGCTTTTACCGTTACCCTATAGCTTGTATTATCTTTGGCTTTACAACCAATAATAACGGTCTTTATAGCATTTATCATTTTGCCGTCTTTACCGATAAGTTTTCCAGTATCAATCTTGTCAGCATTTATGATAATGTCAACAAAATTTTCACCAAGCTCTTGACGCTCTATAGTTACCTTTTCAGGAAAGTCAGCTATTAACTTGGCGTATTCGTATAAAAAATTTTCAACCATTATTTTGTAATTTGTGCAACTCTGTCGCTAAGTTTAGCACCAACGCTTTTCCAGTAATCTAATCTCTCTTTGTTGAAATTTATAACATTTGGCTCAACCATAGGATTGTAATAGCCAATACTTTCTATCCAGCCACTATCACGCCTTTTTCTGCTATCTGTAACAACTATACGATAAAAAGGTCTTTTCTTACGTCCCATTCTTGTTAGTCTTACTACTGTTGCCATATTATATTTCTCCTCTTGTTTTTAAATAAAGCTTAAATTTAGATAACAAATATCCAAATTTAAACCCTTTTATCAAACAGGTCTTTTTAAATTTGCTTGAGAAAGCATATTTGCAAGTCCTTTTGCTCCACCTTTTCCTGAAAATTTCTTAGCAAGTTTTGAGGCATTTTCAAACTGCTTTAAAAAACGATTTACTTCTACCTGAGAAAGTCCAGAACCAGTCGCTAAACGTCTTTTTCTACTATTATTTAAAAGGTCTGGGTTTTCACGCTCTTTTTGTGTCATAGAGTTTATCATAGCCTTAATATGCAAAATTTCTTTTGAATTATCAAGATCTATATCTTTTATCTGATTTGCAATATTTGAAAGACCAGGTATCATCCCCATTAAAGACTTCATACTACCAAGCTTTTTAACGCTTTCCATTTGATCTAAAAAGTCATTAAAGTTAAACTGACCTTTTTTTATCTTTTGATTTAGACGTTTTGCCTCTTTTTCATCAATAATTGTCGATGTTTTCTCAACCAAAGTGGCCAAGTCACCCTCACCCATTATACGACTTACAATACGATCTGGTATAAAACTCTCAATATCAGCTACTTTCTCGCCAGTACCGACAAATCTAAGTGGAATATTTAGCTGTTTTGCAATACTAATAGCTACGCCACCCTTCGAGTCAGAATCAAATTTAGAAAGGATAACTCCAGAAATTCCTAAAATTTCATTAAAACTTGTAGCTGTTTTTACAGCATCTTGACCACTCATAGCATCAGCTACGTAGAAAATTTCATGTGGATTTATCGCATTTTTTATATCTTTTATCTCTTGCATCAACTTCTCATCAATTGCAAGACGACCAGCAGTATCCACTAAAAGCACATCATAAAGACCACTTTTTGCTTTTTCTAGTGCTTCTTTTGCTACTTTTATAGGGTTGTTTTCATTTTCTATATAAAAAAGATCGATCTCGTTTGCAACGCAGAGCTGTCTTAGCTGCTCAACTGCCGCTAATCTTTGCAAGTCACAAGCCGCAACTAAAACTTTTTTCTTTCTTAGTTTTAGATAGTTTGCAAGCTTGATAGTTGTTGTTGTTTTACCGCTACCTTGCAAACCAGCCATCAAAACAATTGTCGGTGCAACTGGCGCATAGACAAAGCCTTGATTGCCAGGAGCTGTTAAGATAGTCGTTAAATTTGACTTGATCGCATCTAGGAAATTCTTTTGGCCAACGCCAGTTTGCTTTAGTTCGCTTTCAATAGACGCGAGTAGATCTTTAGTGACTTTGTGGTGAACATCAGCTTTTAAAAGAGCTTTTTTTAACACGTCAAGTGCGTTTTTTATAGCTTTTTCGTCATCTACAAAACGTATCTTGCTAACGGCTAATCTAAAAGACTCGCTAATTTGTTCGAACACTAATCACCTTTCTAAGTTGTTATTAAAGGGCGTATATTACTAAATAATTTCTTTATTGCTCTTTAAATTTCAAATTTATTAGATAGCTCAAATCCAAGAGAGTTAAATTCTTTTGGGATCGGCGCTTTAAATTTATAGTCTAAAAGAGCGATAGAATAGGCATGCAAGAACATTCTATTTGCCCTATTTTTGCCGTATTTCTCATCGCCAACGATAGGTAAATTTAAACTAGCCAAATGCACTCTTATCTGGTGCGTTCTGCCTGTTTTTATTGCAACTTTTACAAGCGTTTTTTTACCTGCAACCATGAGTGGTGAAATTTCACTGATCGCCTCTTTGCCGTCTTTTGATATCTTTGAAAAAGCACCATTTTTATTTTTTATCGTCAAGATCGGCTCATTTACAACCACTTCTTCGCTCATGATACCCCTAACTGCGGCCACATAAATTTTCTCAACCTTCATCTTTTTAAACTCATTTATCGCAAGTGCTGCGAATTCGTCATTTTTTACAAGAAGTAGCACGCCACTCGTGTCTTTATCGAGTCTATGAAGGAGTGGAAATTTATAAATTTGGCTGATTTTTTCGCTAGTCACGGCAGCTGGTTTACTAATGGCTATTAAATTTTCATCTTCAAAGATAATGCTTGGCTTTGGCATCTCCTCGACGCTAAATTTAGTATTTTCACTCATCAAAGCACGAGCTATCATCACCTTTTGCCCTTTGGCATAAACTAGGCCGCTGTCAATTAGCTCCTTTGCCTCGTTGTTTGAGATATTTTTTTGTTTGGCTAAAATTTTATACGCTTTTTCTTCACTCATAAAGTGCTCCTTATATCTTCTATGATCGCATCAGAGCTTGCTTGCACAGTGATCTTGCTCTTTTTGGCATCACTATCTATTATACCGCCAATCTCGCTGGCTTTTGCGATGTAGATGTTTTCAACTAGGCTAAATAACGCCTTTTGGTTAAATATAAACTCACCGCTTATTATTACTGGGTTAAATTGTGCGCACTCGATTGGATTATGCCCACCGATATTTGGTACAAAACTGCCTCCAAGCACTACTATATCGCTAATAGCATAGACATTTACAAGCTCGCCTAAAGTGTCAAGCAAATTTACTTTAGCTTCAAATTTATACGTTTGACTAAATTTCGCAAAGCTAAAATCATGCTTTTTAGCGTAGTCGCCTGCTATCTTCTCAACCTCTGTAAACCTCTCAGGATGGCGTGGAGCGATGATCAAGAGATCGTTTTCTTTTAAATTTAAATTTTGCAAAATCATCTCTTCTTCGCCTGTATGCGTGCTTGCTAGCACGATCACTCTAGCTTTTGGCTTTTCATAAATTTTACTCACGCTTGGCAAAAATGCAGCTTTTATGTTACCAACGACCTCTGTTTCACCTGCACCAAGTGACTTTAGCCGCTCTTTATCAAGCTCACTTTGAGCGTAAATTTTGTCTATAAATTTAAAAAGATATCTATAAAAAAAGCCAAATTTCAGGTAGCTTTTGTAGCTTCTGTCTGAAATTCTCGCATTTATTAATATCACTCGGCTACCCTTTAGCTTTGCCATTAAAACTAGCATAAGCCAAAGCTCAGCCTCAAAAATAACTAAAATTTTGCTCTTTTTTAGCCAAAATGGCAAGAAAATTTCAAATGGCAAAAATCTCGTGTTAGAGCAAATTTTACTTGCCGCTTCAAAGCCCGTATTTGTCACCACACTTATAGCTTTACTATCAAATTTTTGCATCAAAGGTTTGAGTGCTTGCACCTCGCCAAATGAACAAGCGTGAAAATGCACATCTGCATCTTGAAATTTAGGATTATTAAAGAGGAAAAAACGTGCCGGAATTGATTTATGATACTTTTTTTTAAAACTTAAAATAATTAGAAATATAGCCCCAAAGAGATAGAGTATTGAGGCTAGAAAGTAATATATTATTATCACGAAATGTGTTATTGCTCTTGTTTATACAAAATTCTGCCACAATGTGGACATGTAACGATATCTTCGCCCTTGATAACAGCAGAGAAAGTTTTGTCGTTTATCTGCATAAAGCAACCATAACAAGCTTGTTTTTTTACAGGAACAACAGCCGTATTATGAGCCCATTTTCTAATTTTTTCATAAAATGCGAGAATTTTTTGATTCATAGTGGCGATAAGCTTGTCTTTTTTAGCATAAACTTCTTTACGTTCTTTTTCGATATTTTCAAGTTCAGATGAAGTTTTGCTTTTTATATTTTTTAAATTCTCTTCAAGTTCAGCTTTTTTTGCACCAAGCTCATCTTTTTGACTATTTTTACCATCTATTAGCTTCTCAAGTCTAGCAATCTCTTCATTTGCAGCCTCAAGTTGCTCTTTTGCAATATCCTCTTCAAGACTTAGAGCTTTTATCTCCTTTTCGCTTTTTGCACTTGAGCTTTTTTTAGCTACATCTTTTATCTTTGCACTAAACTCGGCAATATGAGCATTTGTACCTGATTTTTGAGACTTTAAGTCACTTACCTCTTCATCTAGTCTTTCTATATTAACCGTTATAGTTTCGCACTCTTCTTCTATATTTTTATAAGCCTTTTCTATATCCTGAATGCGTGGTATAAAGCCATCTATTTGTTTATCAAGGTCAGATAATTCAACTAATTGTTGTAAGTATTTATTCATAATGTTTCCTTTTTTTGTTAGCAATATGTAAATGGATTTTTAGAATTGCGTATTATAACTTCAATTTTCAGATTTTGCAAATATTTTGCTAAAAAATCACCAAAACAACGTTCACTTTCATAGTGATTTATATCGATTAAATTTAGCCCATTTTCCTTCGCATAAAGGGCTTGGTGATATTTTAGATCACCCGTTAAAAAGACATCTGCTTTTACATCTTGGATGAGATCTGCGCCACTTCCGGTGCAGATACAAATTTTAGAAATTTCATCTTTTGCATGAACCACTCTTAAATTTTCTAGCCCAAGTTTTTCTTTTACAAATTTGCAAAGCTCGCTAAATTTCATCTTCACATCAGCATAGATCAAAAAGCCCTCTTTGTTCGAAATTTCAAGCTCCAAAACCTGCATCACAAATTTTTCATTTAAAAAAGCAAGGTCGGCATTTGTATGAAGCGAGATGAGCGAGATATTTTTTATCATCATCTCTCTTATGAGTGAGCTTGGATAAAGGCTGTAGTCTAGGCTTTTTAACCCCTTAAAAATGAGCGGATGGTGAGTGATGATGAGCGAATTTGGCAAGACATTTTGCAAAAGTTCGCTATCCAAATCAAGACTTAGATAAATTCGCTCAAATTCGCTATCAAATGAGCCAACTTGTAGGCCACTATTGTCCCAGGACTCTTGGCTCGCAAATGGGCAAATTTCATCTAAAATTTTATAAATTTCAGCTATTTTCATAAAATTTTACTTTTGCCCTAGGCTCTCTTTATAAGTTAGCGCACACTCTTTGGCCAGCTCGCGGATTTTTAGGATGTAGTCTTGCCTTTGTGTAACACTTATCGCCCCACGCGCATCAAGGACGTTAAATGTGTGAGCCGCAAGCATGCAATAATCATACGCTGGCAGTGAAATTTTAGCCTCTAAGCAGCGTTTGCACTCGTTAAATGCGTTTTCGAACTGGTTAAAAAGCATATCGACGTTTGCTACTTCAAAGTTATATTTACTCCACTCATACTCACCTTGTTTATGCACGTCGGCGTAGGTTACGATGTTGCCATTAGAGTCGTCCCAAACGATGTCATAGACGCTATTTACGTCTTGGAGATACATGGCTAAGCGCTCAAGTCCGTATGTTATCTCACCAGAAATCAACTCGCATGCGATGCCACCCACTTGTTGAAAATAGGTAAACTGCGTCACTTCCATGCCATCTAGCCAGACCTCCCAGCCTAGCCCCCAAGCGCCCAGAGTCGGGCTCTCCCAGTTATCCTCGACGAATCGGATGTCGTGATCTTTTAAATTTAACCCAAGCTTTTCAAGGCTTTTTAGATAAAGCTCCTGGATATTTTCCGGGCTCGGTTTAATGAGCACCTGAAACTGATAATAAGCGCCTAGGCGGTTTGGATTTTCGCCGTATCTGCCATCAGTCGGACGGCGGCTTGGAGCTACATATGCAGTCGCCCACGGCTTTGGTCCGAGGCTCCTTAAAAATGTCGCTTGGTGATATGTGCCCGCACCAGCTGGCATGTCGTATGGTTGAAGTATCACGCAGCCTTGCTCTTGCCAATAGTTTTGAAGGGTTAATATTATTTGTGAAAATGTCATTGCTTTCCTTTTAAAATTTTACTTTACATAGTGTATAACTGCGCCAGGTCCTAGTGGTAGATCAAAAATGTACCAAAATGACATTAGCACTGTCCAAGAAATTAAAAATGCAACCGTATAAGGAAGCATAATGGAAACTACTGATCCAATTTTTAACTCTTTATTGTATTTTTGCATAAAAGCTACTATCAAAACAAAAAACGGCATCAAGGGCGTTATGATATTTGTAGTAGAGTCGCCTATTCTAAAAGCAGCCTGCGTAAGCTCTGGTGAAAGTCCAAGATTCATAAACATTGGTACAAAAATCGGAGCCATCATCGCCCACTTTGCAGAATCAACAGCTATAAATAAATTTATAAAAGCGATCAAGAAAATAAAAACTATAATAAGGCTAAGTCCAGTCAACCCGATCTCTTTTAGAAAAATAGAACCTTTAATAGAAAGTACTAGCCCAATATTTGAGGTATTAAAAAGATATGTAAACTGAGCTGCAAAAAATATCAAAACCAAAAATCCTGATAGCTCAGAAATAGATTGTTCCATAAATTTTATGGCATCATTACTGCTTTTTATACTCCTGGCGCCTACACCGTAAGCTACGCCTACCACTATAAAAAGTAACATCATAAAAACGACAATAGAATGCATAAAAGTAGATTTCATAAAGCTTTCATTGCCTTTTGCTCCAAATAAAGAGCCAGAAGGCAAAATAGCCACAAGCAGTAAAATCACAAAAACGATC from Campylobacter concisus encodes:
- the rimM gene encoding ribosome maturation factor RimM (Essential for efficient processing of 16S rRNA), whose protein sequence is MNSDIVEVATIGRCVGLRGYLKLHNKSDFPEQYKKGATFFDKNNDQLTIKDYDRQKELVLFENFDDLDLAKTLVNRTIYTTKELTRKNCKLRKNEFFQFDIIGLKVVENGEFLGIVEDIQDNFANSLLHIKTDEKLIISGNPKNFYIPYLEHFIISVNLDNEEILVKGARAILENS
- a CDS encoding RluA family pseudouridine synthase, whose translation is MSEEKAYKILAKQKNISNNEAKELIDSGLVYAKGQKVMIARALMSENTKFSVEEMPKPSIIFEDENLIAISKPAAVTSEKISQIYKFPLLHRLDKDTSGVLLLVKNDEFAALAINEFKKMKVEKIYVAAVRGIMSEEVVVNEPILTIKNKNGAFSKISKDGKEAISEISPLMVAGKKTLVKVAIKTGRTHQIRVHLASLNLPIVGDEKYGKNRANRMFLHAYSIALLDYKFKAPIPKEFNSLGFELSNKFEI
- the rpsP gene encoding 30S ribosomal protein S16 — translated: MATVVRLTRMGRKKRPFYRIVVTDSRKRRDSGWIESIGYYNPMVEPNVINFNKERLDYWKSVGAKLSDRVAQITK
- a CDS encoding zinc ribbon domain-containing protein — protein: MNKYLQQLVELSDLDKQIDGFIPRIQDIEKAYKNIEEECETITVNIERLDEEVSDLKSQKSGTNAHIAEFSAKIKDVAKKSSSAKSEKEIKALSLEEDIAKEQLEAANEEIARLEKLIDGKNSQKDELGAKKAELEENLKNIKSKTSSELENIEKERKEVYAKKDKLIATMNQKILAFYEKIRKWAHNTAVVPVKKQACYGCFMQINDKTFSAVIKGEDIVTCPHCGRILYKQEQ
- a CDS encoding Nif3-like dinuclear metal center hexameric protein, whose protein sequence is MKIAEIYKILDEICPFASQESWDNSGLQVGSFDSEFERIYLSLDLDSELLQNVLPNSLIITHHPLIFKGLKSLDYSLYPSSLIREMMIKNISLISLHTNADLAFLNEKFVMQVLELEISNKEGFLIYADVKMKFSELCKFVKEKLGLENLRVVHAKDEISKICICTGSGADLIQDVKADVFLTGDLKYHQALYAKENGLNLIDINHYESERCFGDFLAKYLQNLKIEVIIRNSKNPFTYC
- a CDS encoding CorA family divalent cation transporter — protein: MSYKSSVCGYFYGDEYDYILLVSFTQKQSYKFLFKNGKIYKEDFDHECDKNEFEAALKKLCNEYANKILEHQEELNEYEKIYASRKNFNKFIKRHHFLKYEIRKFQNKISHFYETLSICQSEQQNLKKELKNSTHEANVFRTMANEYACRIDDIYTFIQSIKNDKINQNIYILTMISAVMLPLNLITGFFGMNTQGLPFNETKNATMIVVSIMLGVILCCVVFLFWYTNKKK
- the waaA gene encoding lipid IV(A) 3-deoxy-D-manno-octulosonic acid transferase, with the translated sequence MIIIYYFLASILYLFGAIFLIILSFKKKYHKSIPARFFLFNNPKFQDADVHFHACSFGEVQALKPLMQKFDSKAISVVTNTGFEAASKICSNTRFLPFEIFLPFWLKKSKILVIFEAELWLMLVLMAKLKGSRVILINARISDRSYKSYLKFGFFYRYLFKFIDKIYAQSELDKERLKSLGAGETEVVGNIKAAFLPSVSKIYEKPKARVIVLASTHTGEEEMILQNLNLKENDLLIIAPRHPERFTEVEKIAGDYAKKHDFSFAKFSQTYKFEAKVNLLDTLGELVNVYAISDIVVLGGSFVPNIGGHNPIECAQFNPVIISGEFIFNQKALFSLVENIYIAKASEIGGIIDSDAKKSKITVQASSDAIIEDIRSTL
- a CDS encoding KH domain-containing protein: MVENFLYEYAKLIADFPEKVTIERQELGENFVDIIINADKIDTGKLIGKDGKMINAIKTVIIGCKAKDNTSYRVTVKAIE
- a CDS encoding MlaE family ABC transporter permease, whose product is MQNKNDVIFVVANGAQTIKFIGEFSYKDAKNLQSIFKKIQKLSGNVKFDFSELKSIDYAVLILLRNALNGKKFEIITNDEKIKAMGDLLNDEKIDFNYMPPHNSLNFFSRLGEKICEGFVNLLEFGSFLGEFLIKSVKILFNPASLRFREFSNYIKDGGVNAVFIVSLTAFLIGVVLAYLGSAMLASFGASIFIVEIMGMLTLREVAPLIAAIVVAGRSASSFTAQIGAMKLTEEIDAMKTMGFEPFNFLVLPRIIAMVLCVPVIIFIADAISILGQMIICQTILDISFSDYLNRFREMVELRHFAVGMIKAPFFGAVIAIIGCMRGFGVSQNAQSLGAMTTVSVVNAIFWVIALDAFFAIIFMWLKI
- the rplS gene encoding 50S ribosomal protein L19; the protein is MRNKYIEAFENAQIASKNIPDFRAGDTLRVATRIHEGDKTRIQNFEGICIARRGSGTGETFIIRKIGANSVGVERIFPIFSDSIEEIKVLRKGRVRRAKLFYLRDLRGKAAKIRELRK
- the ffh gene encoding signal recognition particle protein; the encoded protein is MFEQISESFRLAVSKIRFVDDEKAIKNALDVLKKALLKADVHHKVTKDLLASIESELKQTGVGQKNFLDAIKSNLTTILTAPGNQGFVYAPVAPTIVLMAGLQGSGKTTTTIKLANYLKLRKKKVLVAACDLQRLAAVEQLRQLCVANEIDLFYIENENNPIKVAKEALEKAKSGLYDVLLVDTAGRLAIDEKLMQEIKDIKNAINPHEIFYVADAMSGQDAVKTATSFNEILGISGVILSKFDSDSKGGVAISIAKQLNIPLRFVGTGEKVADIESFIPDRIVSRIMGEGDLATLVEKTSTIIDEKEAKRLNQKIKKGQFNFNDFLDQMESVKKLGSMKSLMGMIPGLSNIANQIKDIDLDNSKEILHIKAMINSMTQKERENPDLLNNSRKRRLATGSGLSQVEVNRFLKQFENASKLAKKFSGKGGAKGLANMLSQANLKRPV
- the trmD gene encoding tRNA (guanosine(37)-N1)-methyltransferase TrmD, which codes for MTFTFITLFENLVKPYFCDSILKRAIGNKFIEIDFINPRNFTKDKHNKVDDYMIGGGAGLLMFPQPLDDSIKFLKEKDKNTHVIFLTPAGKKFNQNDAKRLSKKDHICFVCSRYEGLDERVVELWADEVFCIGDFVLTGGELPALCMSDAISRNIPGVLGNNMSLEVESFEDNLLEAPSFTKPDNFRSIFVVSEFLKGNHAKIHTLKNKMAHCKTRFFRPDLYQKLKPHK
- the tgt gene encoding tRNA guanosine(34) transglycosylase Tgt; this encodes MKFEVIKKDGNARRGILTTAHSVIQTPVFMPVGTVGAVKSLDAFDMSEILDAKIILANTYHMYLRPGSKVVREFGGLHGFSKFERSFLTDSGGFQAFSLRSNTKNDDGGIKFKSHIDGSTHYFTPRSVLDTQYDLGSDIMMILDDLVALPAEPKRIDLSIKRTIKWAKEAIDYHKFMQSKGVGLQQNIFGIVQGGTDYEARKFCAQALNEMPFDGLAIGGLSVGESNEAMYDTVEAVMPFMDELRPRYLMGVGTPEDLVENVERGVDMFDCVMPTRNARNGTLFTSFGKINIKSAKFINDHAPIDPACQCYTCKRYSRGYLNHLFKARELTFFRLASLHNLHYYLNLMKEMREAIERDEFAKFKKNFYAKRVKNEL